One genomic window of Conger conger chromosome 9, fConCon1.1, whole genome shotgun sequence includes the following:
- the tpd52 gene encoding tumor protein D52 isoform X3, producing the protein MDPAEDYKSPFDFEQGVNTSYLYLSPSDSVTPPGSPATAVRVTPRPDSIPEVGEDAAASVGVTPTTLTQEEQEELRSELAKVEDEILTLSQVLAAKEKHVAEIKRKLGMSPLNEFKQNLTKSWQEVTTSVVYRRTSETLSQAGQKATAAFSSVGSAISRKLEDVRLQSLSNSFSIHSIQHSISMPAMRNTPTFKSFEGRVETLKTKVSPAESTGDFGEVLNSTASAAPPPEATPEVEVPPADSEEPH; encoded by the exons ATGGACCCTGCGGAAGACTACAAGTCGCCGTTCGATTTTGAGCAGGGTGTGAACACCAGTTACCTGTACCTGTCTCCCAGTGACAGCGTCACGCCCCCGGGCTCTCCAGCAACGGCAGTGAGag TTACACCCAGACCGGACTCCATACCGGAGGTGGGAGAAGATGCGGCGGCCAGCGTCGGCGTGACGCCCACGACCCTGACACAAGAAGAACAGGAGGAGCTACGCAGCGAGCTGGCCAAG GTGGAGGATGAaatcctcactctctcccaagTCCTGGCAGCTAAGGAGAAACACGTGGCAGAGATCAAGAGGAAGCTGGGCATGTCTCCGCTCAACGAGTTCAAGCAGAACCTCACCAAGAGCTGGCAGGAGGTCACCACATCTGTTGT CTACAGGAGGACCTCGGAGACCCTGAGCCAGGCCGGGCAGAAGGCCACGGCCGCCTTCAGCAGCGTGGGCTCGGCCATCAGCAGGAAACTGGAGGACGTCAG ATTACAGAGCCTTTCCAACTCCTTTAG CATACACTCCATACAGCACTCTATTAGCATGCCTGCAATGAG GAACACTCCCACGTTTAAGTCCTttgaagggagggtggagacATTAAAG ACCAAGGTGAGCCCCGCGGAATCGACCGGAGATTTCGGCGAGGTTCTGAACTCCACGGCCAGCGCCGCCCCTCCGCCCGAGGCCACACCCGAAGTGGAGGTGCCCCCAGCAGACAGCGAGGAGCCCCACTga
- the tpd52 gene encoding tumor protein D52 isoform X1, translated as MDPAEDYKSPFDFEQGVNTSYLYLSPSDSVTPPGSPATAVRVTPRPDSIPEVGEDAAASVGVTPTTLTQEEQEELRSELAKVEDEILTLSQVLAAKEKHVAEIKRKLGMSPLNEFKQNLTKSWQEVTTSVVYRRTSETLSQAGQKATAAFSSVGSAISRKLEDVRNTPTFKSFEGRVETLKTKVSPAESTGDFGEVLNSTASAAPPPEATPEVEVPPADSEEPH; from the exons ATGGACCCTGCGGAAGACTACAAGTCGCCGTTCGATTTTGAGCAGGGTGTGAACACCAGTTACCTGTACCTGTCTCCCAGTGACAGCGTCACGCCCCCGGGCTCTCCAGCAACGGCAGTGAGag TTACACCCAGACCGGACTCCATACCGGAGGTGGGAGAAGATGCGGCGGCCAGCGTCGGCGTGACGCCCACGACCCTGACACAAGAAGAACAGGAGGAGCTACGCAGCGAGCTGGCCAAG GTGGAGGATGAaatcctcactctctcccaagTCCTGGCAGCTAAGGAGAAACACGTGGCAGAGATCAAGAGGAAGCTGGGCATGTCTCCGCTCAACGAGTTCAAGCAGAACCTCACCAAGAGCTGGCAGGAGGTCACCACATCTGTTGT CTACAGGAGGACCTCGGAGACCCTGAGCCAGGCCGGGCAGAAGGCCACGGCCGCCTTCAGCAGCGTGGGCTCGGCCATCAGCAGGAAACTGGAGGACGTCAG GAACACTCCCACGTTTAAGTCCTttgaagggagggtggagacATTAAAG ACCAAGGTGAGCCCCGCGGAATCGACCGGAGATTTCGGCGAGGTTCTGAACTCCACGGCCAGCGCCGCCCCTCCGCCCGAGGCCACACCCGAAGTGGAGGTGCCCCCAGCAGACAGCGAGGAGCCCCACTga
- the tpd52 gene encoding tumor protein D52 isoform X2, with product MEEADQVTPRPDSIPEVGEDAAASVGVTPTTLTQEEQEELRSELAKVEDEILTLSQVLAAKEKHVAEIKRKLGMSPLNEFKQNLTKSWQEVTTSVVYRRTSETLSQAGQKATAAFSSVGSAISRKLEDVRNTPTFKSFEGRVETLKTKVSPAESTGDFGEVLNSTASAAPPPEATPEVEVPPADSEEPH from the exons TTACACCCAGACCGGACTCCATACCGGAGGTGGGAGAAGATGCGGCGGCCAGCGTCGGCGTGACGCCCACGACCCTGACACAAGAAGAACAGGAGGAGCTACGCAGCGAGCTGGCCAAG GTGGAGGATGAaatcctcactctctcccaagTCCTGGCAGCTAAGGAGAAACACGTGGCAGAGATCAAGAGGAAGCTGGGCATGTCTCCGCTCAACGAGTTCAAGCAGAACCTCACCAAGAGCTGGCAGGAGGTCACCACATCTGTTGT CTACAGGAGGACCTCGGAGACCCTGAGCCAGGCCGGGCAGAAGGCCACGGCCGCCTTCAGCAGCGTGGGCTCGGCCATCAGCAGGAAACTGGAGGACGTCAG GAACACTCCCACGTTTAAGTCCTttgaagggagggtggagacATTAAAG ACCAAGGTGAGCCCCGCGGAATCGACCGGAGATTTCGGCGAGGTTCTGAACTCCACGGCCAGCGCCGCCCCTCCGCCCGAGGCCACACCCGAAGTGGAGGTGCCCCCAGCAGACAGCGAGGAGCCCCACTga